CATCAGCGAGAGTGCCTCGTGCTGAGAGATGGTGTCGACGCTGTGAAAGAGCTCTGGCTCGATGAGCTCCGCAATCCGTGAACGGAGCCGCTGTTTTGCCACCTTTTTGCGACGGTTCTTGACAATCTCCTCAATTCTCTCGGCATCCTCTTCGCCCATCAACGGGCTGACCAGAATGGTGGGAACCGAGACAAGACCTTCGAGATCGATCGTCGAGACAACGATGTCTGACGAGATCAGTTCCCAATCGAAGTCAAGCGCAGTGACAACATCCACAACGACTCCCTGCCCAGCCAGGCGGGATGCTACCGAATCAACGATGCGAGAATGCCCCGACGCGAACGGCGAAACATCGACCACGGTCACAGTCACGAGCGGCCCCTTTTCGAGCTGCTTCTGAACCTGAGTGCCCAAGTGGAAAGCGAGAAAGTCGACCTCATCTGCGGCAATCTGAACCGACGCCTTCTCTTCCACCCGCTCGGCGAAAAACAGTGCGACTTCATACACCAGCGGATGGGAGTTCTTGAACGTTTCTCCCAGAGGGTTACGGGCCTGAATTCCCTGGGACGAACGTTCCTGAAGTCGCCAGACATGGAGTGCAATCCCGCGAACGGCACTCTCATCATAGAGATCGAGAAGGTAGAACTCCGAGACATCGCGAAGCGCGTCGCGAACGATCGTCACGATCTCAGGAGGCAATTCGACGGGATCCGCCGTGGAGCCGGATCGCTTGACTCGCGATGCCACGAGCTGCGTCAGTCGATGTGCCTCCGCCTCCGGAAGCACCACACCGAAGTTCTCGTCCACAACCTTCGTGAGCTCGGCCGTGAACGCTGAAAGCGCATCCGGCAATTGCGCGTTGGTCTCGTTAAGCACGGCAATTCGGTGCCCAAGACGCACCCGGTCGGCCGCAATCGTCACATGCACCAGCACATCGTTAAGCGAGTATTCGTCGATGTCCCACCCAAGATCCATAATGGATCGCTGAATCTCTTGCGAAGTCACACGGAGGTTATAGTCTCGGTACGCCTCAACGAACTCACGCATCATCTGAGGTGTGAAACCGCGCCCGGCGTCAAGAAAGAGATGCTTCACGAGGCTGCGCTTCTCGCGCTCGTCACCCTCAAGCGAAAGTAGCTCGCGCTCCCGCCGAATCGAAAGCCCGTGCAGCCGAAACAGCTCCCGAGCACGAGTCAGATCGGCTTCGATCGTCGCGGGGCTCACGTAGAGGGTGTCAGCGAGATCGTAGATGTCGGTCTCCACGTCTGAATAACTAACGAGATGTCGCGCTATGAAATAGAGACGTTCTCGCGGCCCTCGACCGTTACCGGTCGCGAAGGTTTCACCGTGTGCCCAGACCTCGTGCTCTGAGCGATCGAGCACATAGCCGCGGTGCGACGACTGGATCACCATGCGGCCCGCGCTGCGGTTGATGTCAGACACGAATTGACGGATGCTGCGGGTCGACACCCCGAGCAGCTCGGCGAGTTGCGATCCGGGCAACGCAGAATCGGCGTCTCTCACCATCCGAACAAGCTCGGATCGTCGATCAGTCATAAGCCACTTCGCCTCCGTCGGTGAGATCGTATCCCGGCCAGCCAGCCTCTCCCAGGAGACCGCTTCCTTCAACCCGGAAGTCGACATATTGGCTCCCTCTCCCCACACCCACAATGCTGGATTCTGATCGAGGCAATCTCGGCCACCACGAACACCAGACGACATCGATGTCAGGGGGACCACGACGATGATCACAGAATTGCTGACCCGCGAGACGTTGCTCGCCGACGTCACGTGCGACAGCTGGGAGGAACTCGTCGACATAGCCGGTGCGCCGCTCGTCAGTCGCGGAGCAGTAACTCCTGAGTTTCTCGATTCGATCAAGGAAACAGTCACCCGGTACGGCTCGTACATGGTCGTTGTCGACGACATCGCCCTCTTTCACGGGCGGCCCGAGGCAGGTGTGCAGCGCATCGCCCTCAGCCTCGCTCTCCTCAAGCATCCGGTGTATCTGAATGAGGCGCGAATCACTGCGGCGTTCGTGCTCGCCGCGACCGACAACGACAGCCATATCGATCTCATGCGCGAACTCGCCACAGGCCTCGGCGACGACAAACTCCTGCAGCTTCTTCGTACTACCGGGTCGCCCGACGACATCCTGAACACCCTCAAACGATTGGAGCACCGCGATGAAAAGCCATGAGTACTACGACGTCGTATCCCAGCAGCTACGGAAACAGTTCGACGACGAGGCCGACTCAATTCAGCAGTCGGCACAGCACTGCGCTCAGTCTGTTCTCGATGACCGCGTCATCCATGTTTTCGGATGCGGTCACTCGCAGATTTTCGCTATGGAGGTGTTCTACCGCGCGGGCGGACTCGTGCCGGTGAATGCGCTTCTCACCCCGCACCTCGCGCTGTTCCCCAAGGCGAAGCTCAGCACATACCAGGAGCGTCTCGAGGGATTCTCGCAGGAGTACCTGGCACTCGAAGACACGGACCCCAGAGACACCATGATCATCGTCTCGATTTCCGGCCGCAACCCGGCAGGAGTCGACATGGCACTTGCCGCTCAAGAGATCGGCATGAAAGTTGTGGCTCTGGTATCTGAGGAGTTCGCCAGCTCAACAACATCCCGTCATTCAAGCGGAAAGAACCTCAAGGATGTTGCGGATGTCGTCGTCGACATCAAATGCGTGAGCGGCGACGCCGTTCTCTCGGCGGATGGCCTTGAAGGTCGATTCTGCGGAACATCAACCGTGCTCGGCGTCACCGTCATCGAGTCGATCATCGCGCAGACCGTGCAGAACTGCGTCGACGCCGGAACGATTCCGCCGATTTACGTCAGCGCAAACCTCGACAAGGGCGATGCCATCAACGCGGCGCACATCGCGAAATACTCACACATGATCTCGGGCCTTTGAGCCCGAAGAAACGGAGCACAACTATGAAAATCGTGTGCGTCTGCGGTCTAGGAATGGGATCGAGCCTGATCCTCAAGATGACCGTAGAGAAAGCCATGCAGGCACTCGGCATCTCCAGCGAGGTCGAGCACCAGGCCGCCGGAACAATGAGCGGAGGAGACAGCGATCTGATCATCGCCTCCCCTGATTTCGCTGACGAACTCTCTGAATACGACAACGTGGTCTTCATTCGAAACATCGTGAGCGTCGACGAGGCGAAGGACGCCGTGAAGGCGTTCCTCGACCAACGCGACGCGAGCTGATCCAGTGAATCCAACGTGTCATAGGACATAAGGAACCCACCATGGAATTACTCAATTTTCTCGTAGAAGTCGTCAAAACACCGGCACTGATTCTCGGTTTCGTTGCACTCATCGGTCTC
The Paramicrobacterium chengjingii DNA segment above includes these coding regions:
- a CDS encoding PTS sugar transporter subunit IIA, with product MITELLTRETLLADVTCDSWEELVDIAGAPLVSRGAVTPEFLDSIKETVTRYGSYMVVVDDIALFHGRPEAGVQRIALSLALLKHPVYLNEARITAAFVLAATDNDSHIDLMRELATGLGDDKLLQLLRTTGSPDDILNTLKRLEHRDEKP
- a CDS encoding PTS sugar transporter subunit IIB — its product is MKIVCVCGLGMGSSLILKMTVEKAMQALGISSEVEHQAAGTMSGGDSDLIIASPDFADELSEYDNVVFIRNIVSVDEAKDAVKAFLDQRDAS
- a CDS encoding BglG family transcription antiterminator — protein: MTDRRSELVRMVRDADSALPGSQLAELLGVSTRSIRQFVSDINRSAGRMVIQSSHRGYVLDRSEHEVWAHGETFATGNGRGPRERLYFIARHLVSYSDVETDIYDLADTLYVSPATIEADLTRARELFRLHGLSIRRERELLSLEGDEREKRSLVKHLFLDAGRGFTPQMMREFVEAYRDYNLRVTSQEIQRSIMDLGWDIDEYSLNDVLVHVTIAADRVRLGHRIAVLNETNAQLPDALSAFTAELTKVVDENFGVVLPEAEAHRLTQLVASRVKRSGSTADPVELPPEIVTIVRDALRDVSEFYLLDLYDESAVRGIALHVWRLQERSSQGIQARNPLGETFKNSHPLVYEVALFFAERVEEKASVQIAADEVDFLAFHLGTQVQKQLEKGPLVTVTVVDVSPFASGHSRIVDSVASRLAGQGVVVDVVTALDFDWELISSDIVVSTIDLEGLVSVPTILVSPLMGEEDAERIEEIVKNRRKKVAKQRLRSRIAELIEPELFHSVDTISQHEALSLMCRKMVAAKAVSPGFLESVEGRERKSSTAFGGQFAIPHSMQADACRSAISVLVAGRGISWGESTVRIVVLFAVSSDDAQVFRDVLGEFIPVLSDPENLATLLESGERSECFVKSLSRILS
- a CDS encoding sugar isomerase domain-containing protein, which gives rise to MKSHEYYDVVSQQLRKQFDDEADSIQQSAQHCAQSVLDDRVIHVFGCGHSQIFAMEVFYRAGGLVPVNALLTPHLALFPKAKLSTYQERLEGFSQEYLALEDTDPRDTMIIVSISGRNPAGVDMALAAQEIGMKVVALVSEEFASSTTSRHSSGKNLKDVADVVVDIKCVSGDAVLSADGLEGRFCGTSTVLGVTVIESIIAQTVQNCVDAGTIPPIYVSANLDKGDAINAAHIAKYSHMISGL